The proteins below are encoded in one region of Ascaphus truei isolate aAscTru1 chromosome 10, aAscTru1.hap1, whole genome shotgun sequence:
- the LRRC42 gene encoding leucine-rich repeat-containing protein 42, with amino-acid sequence MSQSSEDTGQIYVRENGQLRLAGSHSAPLRARPCGLFMVELCVKQEDTHRQREKHFIFTYTERGSLRYSAKSLFSLALDLIADNIQHVDSLLGFPEQIADKLFTAAEARHKFHEPCSGLAALRKFTDAYGELVLSSLCLRGRYLLVSERLEEIKSFQGLRCLDLSCCKLGDEHELLGHLTTGAMNSLNELYLKDNCLSDAGIRRMTAPLRVLHRGLGSLTVLDLSCNPNITDLGVTFLFAFKQLQFLDVSGTGVQDPRVTIHRILTRSGLRHSKEPLPQFNHAGCRTQGWAEQVLHQWANSIIQAAKPKEALKSRKVAQQFYGKEKRINHQVSETCHMQNPQGQTHKHLQFYRQEGQEPQSQQRALVSSNPGPSSHKRSCDDQAQEVVPPTPSAKRQCVTLTAADWNLLNTY; translated from the exons ATGTCTCAGAGCTCAGAGGACACAGGACAGATCTACGTGCGTGAGAACGGACAGCTGCGGCTGGCGGGGtcacacagcgctccgctcagGGCTCGGCCCTGCGGTCTCTTCATGGTAGAGCTGTGCGTCAAGCAGGAGGACACCCACAGACAGAGGGAGAAACACTTCATCTTCACGTACACGGAGAGGGGAAGCCTGCGTTACTCCGCCAAGTCCCTCTTCAGCCTAGCGCTGGATCTCATTGCTGATAACATCCAGCACGTAGATTCTCTGCTGGGATTTCCTGAGCAGATCGCGGACAAACTCTTCACTGCGGCAGAGGCCAGGCACAAATTCCACGAACCCTGTAGCGGCCTCGCCGCTTTGCGCAAGTTCACCGACGCGTACGGAGAGCTGGTGCTGTCCTCACTGTGTCTGCGAGGCAG ATATCTGCTGGTGTCTGAGAGGTTGGAGGAGATCAAATCGTTCCAGGGCCTCCGATGCTTGGACCTGTCGTGCTGTAAACTGGGAGACGAGCATGAGCTGCTCGGACACCTCACCACGGGGGCAATGAACAG CCTGAACGAGCTGTACCTGAAGGATAACTGCTTGTCAGACGCTGGGATCAGGAGAATGACCGCTCCCCTGAGAGTCCTGCACAGAGGACTTGGGAGTCTGACGGTGCTGGATCTGTCTT GTAACCCGAATATCACTGACCTGGGAGTCACTTTCCTGTTTGCGTTTAAACAGCTTCAATTCTTAGACGTTTCTGGGACGGGCGTGCAG GATCCCAGGGTAACAATTCACAGGATCCTGACTCGGTCTGGATTACGCCACTCCAAGGAACCCTTACCGCAGTTTAATCACGCGGGATGCAGAACACAGGGCTGGGCCGAGCAG GTTTTGCATCAGTGGGCGAATTCTATTATACAAGCCGCTAAACCAAAGGAAGCCCTAAAATCCAGGAAGGTAGCACAACAATTCT aTGGTAAAGAAAAGCGAATAAACCACCAGGTTTCAGAAACGTGCCACATGCAGAATCCTCAGGGACAGACCCACAAACACCTGCAGTTTTATAGACAAGAAGGACAGGAACCCCAAAGTCAGCAGAGGGCTCTGGTCTCCTCTAATCCAGGACCGAGCTCACACAAGAGATCTTGTGACGACCAAGCACAGGAAGTTGTTCCTCCCACTCCATCTGCAAAGCGTCAGTGTGTGACTCTTACTGCGGCAGACTGGAACTTATTAAATACTTACTGA